From a region of the Constantimarinum furrinae genome:
- the rfbD gene encoding dTDP-4-dehydrorhamnose reductase, with amino-acid sequence MNKVLVTGANGQLAKCIRHSAPRFKDIELVYVSKGELDIENETAVSEIFQNGNYTHCINTAAYTNVEKAESESERAFGINAEGAKHLAKACAKNQVIMLQISTDYVFNGAKRTPYLESDPTHPINVYGASKLKGEEYVTEFCPSHFIFRTSWLYSQFGHNFLKTILKYSEEKKPLTITTEQTGTPTNANDLAIALLKVISENKKEYGLYHYANNGEATWYDFAKAILTHTGQIKDTMLAKTDHYRTFAARPVYSVLDTSKLNKDLRINTADWNESLQQLLNKKHN; translated from the coding sequence ATGAACAAAGTACTGGTTACAGGGGCAAACGGACAATTAGCGAAATGTATCAGGCATTCTGCCCCGCGTTTTAAAGATATTGAGTTGGTATATGTCTCTAAAGGAGAACTTGATATCGAAAATGAAACTGCTGTTTCGGAAATTTTTCAGAATGGTAATTACACCCACTGCATCAATACTGCGGCTTATACCAATGTAGAAAAAGCAGAAAGTGAATCGGAGCGCGCGTTTGGTATAAATGCAGAAGGAGCAAAGCATTTGGCAAAGGCTTGCGCTAAAAACCAGGTGATCATGCTTCAGATCTCCACCGACTATGTTTTTAATGGAGCAAAGCGAACTCCCTATCTGGAAAGCGATCCAACGCATCCTATCAATGTGTATGGGGCGTCAAAGCTAAAAGGTGAGGAATACGTAACTGAATTTTGTCCTTCGCACTTTATTTTCAGAACCTCTTGGTTGTACTCGCAGTTTGGGCATAATTTTTTAAAGACGATCTTAAAGTATTCCGAAGAAAAAAAGCCGCTGACCATTACCACCGAACAAACCGGAACACCCACAAATGCTAACGATCTGGCAATAGCACTCCTAAAGGTAATTTCAGAAAACAAAAAGGAATACGGGTTGTACCACTACGCCAACAACGGAGAGGCAACGTGGTATGACTTTGCGAAGGCTATTTTAACACATACAGGGCAAATTAAAGATACTATGCTTGCCAAAACCGACCATTACCGTACTTTTGCAGCAAGACCGGTGTACAGCGTTTTGGATACCAGCAAGTTAAATAAGGATCTTAGGATTAACACAGCCGACTGGAATGAAAGTTTACAGCAGCTACTTAATAAAAAACATAATTAA
- the rfbC gene encoding dTDP-4-dehydrorhamnose 3,5-epimerase — translation MEQIKTNLKDCFILKPRVFKDERGIFYESYNRENFKKITGLDVDFVQDNQSVSSYGVLRGLHFQHGPMAQSKLVRVIKGKVLDIVVDIRKDSETFGKSYSVILDDVDHLQLFVPRGFAHGFITLSKTSVFAYKCDNYYDKASESGIIYNDATLSLDWHLTKENFIVSEKDLELPTFEEAIS, via the coding sequence TTGGAACAGATAAAAACGAATTTAAAGGATTGCTTTATATTAAAGCCCCGGGTGTTTAAGGACGAGAGGGGAATATTTTACGAATCGTATAACCGGGAGAACTTTAAGAAAATCACCGGATTAGATGTCGATTTTGTTCAGGATAACCAGTCGGTTTCGAGCTACGGGGTGTTGAGAGGCCTCCATTTTCAGCACGGACCCATGGCTCAGTCGAAACTGGTAAGAGTAATAAAAGGAAAGGTGCTGGACATAGTAGTGGATATTAGAAAGGATTCTGAAACCTTCGGAAAGTCCTACTCTGTGATCCTGGATGATGTGGATCACCTGCAACTGTTTGTTCCAAGAGGATTTGCGCATGGCTTTATTACACTTTCTAAAACCTCTGTTTTTGCATATAAATGCGATAATTATTACGATAAAGCTTCAGAAAGCGGAATCATTTACAACGACGCAACCTTATCTTTGGACTGGCATCTTACCAAAGAGAATTTTATAGTTTCAGAAAAGGACCTGGAACTTCCCACCTTCGAGGAAGCAATTTCATGA